Proteins found in one Pectobacterium atrosepticum genomic segment:
- the fliZ gene encoding flagellar regulatory protein FliZ, with product MHPSIRKKQLLSRYLKDFKHRQTNCSQCDKELDRVSLVFRNQLINKKSIGSIDRLIDDEIWSGLQKELIPLCRFCSEILCNTTASYFDIKAFTQYLIEQTEVRHSTMREYVIRLRRLDELLVANNYPAETFSGHRGGVQQRVCDYLPDIEQNIYRSALRKYDQYLDWQRHF from the coding sequence ATGCACCCATCAATTAGGAAGAAACAGCTGCTAAGCCGTTATCTGAAAGACTTTAAACATAGACAGACCAACTGTTCCCAGTGTGATAAAGAGCTCGACCGCGTTTCACTGGTGTTTCGCAACCAGCTTATAAATAAAAAATCGATTGGCAGCATCGACAGACTTATCGATGACGAAATATGGTCTGGTCTCCAGAAGGAATTAATCCCACTTTGCCGCTTTTGTAGCGAAATATTATGCAATACCACTGCTAGCTATTTCGATATTAAAGCTTTCACACAATATCTGATCGAGCAAACCGAAGTTCGTCATAGCACGATGCGCGAGTATGTCATTCGTCTGCGGCGGTTGGATGAACTGCTGGTCGCAAATAATTATCCTGCAGAAACCTTTTCCGGGCACCGTGGTGGGGTACAGCAGCGGGTATGCGATTACCTTCCTGACATTGAACAAAATATCTACCGCAGCGCCTTACGAAAATACGATCAATATTTGGACTGGCAGCGACATTTCTGA
- a CDS encoding RNA polymerase sigma factor FliA → MSDLYTAEGTMDKNSLWKRYVPLVRHEALRLQVRLPASVELDDLLQAGGIGLLSAVERYDSLQGTAFTTYAVQRIRGSMLDELRSRDWAPRSVRRNAREVAQAMQQTEQQLGRTPTEQEVAQTLNITLEDYRQILLDTNNSQLFSYDEWREEHGDSAEALLEGNEDANPLHQLMEGNLRHRVMDAIENLPEREKLVLTLYYQEELNLKEIGAVLEVGESRVSQLHSQAIKRLRVKLMNDV, encoded by the coding sequence GTGAGCGATTTGTATACCGCCGAAGGCACAATGGATAAAAATTCCCTTTGGAAGCGCTATGTACCACTAGTGCGCCATGAAGCCTTGCGTTTACAGGTTCGTCTTCCCGCGAGTGTTGAACTTGACGATCTGCTACAAGCTGGCGGTATTGGCTTGCTGAGCGCAGTTGAACGTTATGATTCGTTGCAAGGTACGGCGTTTACCACTTATGCCGTTCAACGAATTCGTGGCTCGATGCTGGATGAATTACGCAGTCGTGATTGGGCTCCACGCAGTGTACGGCGTAATGCGCGGGAAGTGGCACAAGCAATGCAACAGACTGAACAACAACTCGGTCGTACTCCAACGGAGCAGGAAGTTGCGCAGACCCTGAATATCACGCTTGAAGATTATCGTCAGATATTGCTGGATACGAACAATAGTCAGCTTTTCTCTTACGATGAGTGGCGTGAAGAACATGGTGATAGCGCCGAGGCGTTACTGGAAGGCAATGAAGATGCCAACCCATTGCATCAACTGATGGAAGGCAACTTGCGCCATCGTGTGATGGATGCCATTGAAAACTTGCCAGAACGTGAGAAGTTGGTGTTGACGCTCTACTATCAGGAAGAGTTGAACCTGAAAGAGATCGGTGCTGTTCTTGAGGTCGGAGAATCGAGAGTCAGCCAGTTGCATAGCCAGGCGATAAAGCGCCTGCGCGTGAAATTAATGAACGATGTTTAA
- a CDS encoding transposase — MIDLVHELAIRPSHSRPRVSNDNAYVESLFRTLKYIPQWPSSGFDTLDEAREWVEDFTQWYNETHRHSGIRYVTPGQRHRGEDGVLLKNRDEVYKKAKAQRPERWSGRTRNWHQVGKVMLNPEREK; from the coding sequence ATAATTGACCTTGTACATGAGCTGGCAATAAGGCCATCTCACAGCCGGCCAAGAGTCAGTAACGACAACGCATATGTGGAGTCGCTGTTCCGGACACTGAAATATATCCCGCAGTGGCCGTCATCGGGGTTCGATACATTGGATGAGGCGCGTGAATGGGTAGAGGATTTTACGCAGTGGTATAACGAAACGCACAGACATAGCGGCATCAGGTATGTGACGCCGGGTCAGCGACATCGTGGAGAAGACGGTGTGTTGCTGAAAAATCGGGATGAGGTGTACAAAAAGGCAAAAGCGCAACGGCCTGAACGCTGGTCTGGCAGAACACGAAACTGGCATCAGGTAGGCAAGGTAATGCTGAATCCAGAACGGGAAAAATAG